The genomic interval CGGGTCGGGCTGCTGCCGTGACAGGAGCCGGCCGACCGGCGCCGCACCGGTGAACCTGGTCAGCGTCGAGCGGGCCCACCTGCGCTACGCGGAGAAGGTCGTGCTCGACGGCGTCAGCGTCGGCATCGACGAGGGGGACCGCGTCGGCGTGATCGGGCGCAACGGAAGCGGCAAGTCGACGCTGCTGAGGGTGCTGGCCGGCGTGCAACCCCTGGACGACGGTGTGGTCACGCACGCGCGGCGGGTGACCGTGCAGCTGGTGCCCCAGGAGCCCGACCTGCCGTCGAACCGCTCCGCGCTCGACGTGGTCCTCCACGCCGACTCCGAGCCCGGCAGGATCTTCCGCGGGCACCGCGAGCGCCCCAACGACCCGGTTCTGACCACGCTGATGGACACCCGGGGCCTGTGGGACCTCGAGCACGTGGCCCGCGGCATGTTGGACCGTTTCGCCGTGGCGGCGGACCGGACGGTCGGCCAGCTCAGCGGCGGGCAGCGCATGCGCGTGGCGCTGGCCCGCGGGCTCGTGCATGCCGACGTCGCCGCGCGCACCGGTGACACCGTGCCTCTGCTGATCCTCGACGAGCCGACCAACCACCTCGACCTCGACGCGATCGAGTGGCTCGAGGACCGCATCCAGAGCCAGCGCGGCGCGGTGGTGCTGGTCACTCACGACCGGTACCTGCTGGACCGGGTCGCCACCCGCATTGTCGAGGTCGTTGACGACGACCTGCGCACCGAGCACGGCTCCTACGCCGACTACCTGGCCAACCGCGCGGAACGTGCCCAGCAGGCTGCCGCCCGGGAACACCGACGCCGGCAGCGTGTCCGAGCCGAGCTCAACTGGCTGCAGCGTAGCCCAACGGCACGCACCAGCAAGTCGCGCGCACGCATCGAGCGCGCCGGGCAGCTGCTGGCCGACGAGCCGGAGGCGGCCGGTCCGGCCGTGCGCATCGACCTGCCCGCCCGCCGGCTGGGCAGCAGGGTTGTCACGCTGCACAACGTCGGCAAGCGCTACGGCGGCACGGTCGTGCTGCGCGACGTCACCGTCAACCTCGAGCCCGGCACGCGGATCGGCGTGGTCGGACCCAACGGCAGCGGCAAGACCACCCTGCTCCAGCTGATCGCCGGGCGCCTGGAGCCCGACCGGGGCAGCGTCCGGCTTGGCTCGACGGTGCACGTGGGCCGGTACGACCAGCACACCGCCGCACCACCGACAGGGCAGCGGGTGATCGACGCCGTCACCGACGTGGTCCTCGAGACCAGCACGGTCAACGGCATCACGCTGTCGGCGAGCGGCCTGCTGGAGCGCTTCGGCTTCACCCCGGCGGCGCAGCAGGCACGAGTGGCGGAGCTGTCGGGTGGCGAACGCCGCAGGCTCGAGCTCCTGCGGGTGCTGGCGACCGCTCCGAACGTGCGGCTGCTCGACGAGCCCACCAACGACCTCGACCTCGACACACTGGCCGTCGTCGAGGGGGCTTCGAGACCTGGTCGGGCAAGCTGCTGGTCGCCTCCCACGACCGCTTCTTCCTCGACAGGGTGTGCCGCCAGCTGTGGTCGATCGAACCGGACGGCACCCTGCGCGAGCACCCCGGCGGCTGGAGGACCTACCACGCGCGGCGCGCGGCCGCGGCCGCCGACATCAGCGCAACACGCACCCGGTCGGACGAGCAGACCCGGCGGTCCGGCGGTGTGCGGTCGGGCAGGCTGTCCTACAACGAGCAGCGTGAGCTGCGTGCGCTCGAACGGGGGCTGCCGAAGCTCGAACAGCGGCGCGACGCGCTGCACGCCGAGCTGCTGGCTGCCGCCGACGACCACGTCCGCGCGGGCGCGCTGGCCAGGGACCTCGACGAGGTCATTGCCCGGATCGACCGCACCGAGACCCGATGTCGAGCTGCAGCTGCGGACCGACCCGACGAGCTGAGAGGCGTCACAGGATGAGCATCGGCCAGCCGCTGGTGTGGATCGACCTCGAGATGACCGGGCTGGACCCCGACGTCGACGTGATCGTCGAGATCGCAACGATCGTGACCGACGGCAGCCTCGAGCATGTCGAGCACGGCCCCGACCTCGTGGTCGCCGCGCCTGAGGCAGCGCTCGACGCGATGGCCGAGGTCGTCCGGCGCATGCACACGGCGTCCGGCCTGCTCGGCGAGATCCGGTCGACCGACCGCACGGTCTCCGAGGCCGAGAAGGCCACGTTGGACTTCGTGCGCGGCCACGTGCCGGAGCCCTCGCTCGCTCCGCTTGCAGGCAGCAGCGTGCACGCCGACCGCGCGTTCCTCCGCCGGTACATGCCGACCCTCGAGGCGCACCTGCACTACCGCAACGTCGACGTCTCGACGCTCAAGGAGCTGGCGCGCCGGTGGCGGCCCGACCTGCTCGAACAGGCACCCGACAAGCAGGAGCGCCACCGGGCGCTGGACGACATCATCGAGTCGATCGCTGAGCTGCGATTCTACCGCGACGCGCTGTTCGGTCCGCCGCCGCAGGCCCAGAGTGAGCAGTCGAGCGTCAGCGAGACGACCAAGCGCACGACCGGTCCGGGAGACAGTCCCTAAGCATCGACAACCCTGGTGGCTGCCCATCGGTCGTGGAAGCCCCGGTTGTCCGGATCGTCCTGGATCGTCGTGATCAGCGCGGCGAGTGGGACGGCGAAGCTGATCAACCCGCCGATCAGCGGGATCACGCTGCCGATGACAAACAGCACGCGGCGTTTGAACGCGGCCTCGAGGGTCACCGGTCCACCGTCGGCCATCGTGACCTTGATGCCGAGCATCCGCTTGGCCAGCGTCTGACCCGAGCTTGCCTCGAGCATGACGAAGTACGCCAGCATCAGCCCGGCGGTGATCACGCTGTACAGGTAGGACTGGCCGGCCGACACAGCCTCGGGCGTCGCCGGCACCGGTCCTGACCCCAGCCCGACGATCACGCCGACGAAGACGAAAACCACGGTGAGCAGGAGCATGTCGATGATGTAGGCCCCGACCCGCTTGCCGACGTCGGCGGGTCGTGTGCCGGCAGCCGGCACCGGGTCGGTGCCCCAGCCGTACGAGGCGTCGGGGTTGGCCTCCGGGTGGCCCGGTGGCGGGGTGCCGGGCGGCGGGCGATCGTCCCAGCGGCTCGCGTGGTCGCCCGGTCGATCTGCGGATGGGTCGTTGCTCATCGGTGGCGCCCTTGGGTCGTGTGCCCGCGATTATGCCAACATCCGGCAGCGTCAACGCCGCACGGACCTGGTTGCCCGGCCGATCGTCAGCCCCGGCGCACGCGGTGGCGCCGCAGTCGGCCACGCGGGTCGGACCCGCCAGGGCGAGATCGAACGTGCGGTGCAGCAGCTGGAGACCCGGCGAGAGTCTCGCGTACCGCTCGTCGTAGCCGATCCTGAGCCCGGAGAAGACGCCATGGTGGTCGAACCCGAACGAGAACGCCACGATGCGCCGGTCGACCCGCAGCATGGTCAGCAGGAGCCAGCCGTGCTCGCCCGCCCACCGTGCCACGCGCCGATAGAACACCAGCGTCGTCGGGTCGCAGGCGATCGCCGTGCCGCCCCGGCCCTTCCAGCCGGACGCCTCGACGGCGAGGCACTCGTCCAGGACGTCGCGCAGCTCGTCACCACCGTGACACGTCTCGAAGGTCACCGCGCCGAGGTCGTCCACGCGGCGCACCGTGTAGACCACGACGTCACGGTGATCAAAGGCGTCGAGCCAGGCGCGCACCCAGCCGGGACGCACGAACAGCGAGGCCTCGCAGCGGGTGACGAGGTCGTCCCACTCATCGGCGATCGCACCGATGTCGCCGCAGACCGATGCGACCTCGCGGGGGCTTCTGACCATGACCGTGCTCATGGTCGGTGAACCTAGGCCCGTGCCGGGTCGTGTGGACTCGAGTCGGCCGCGGTTTCACACGTGCGTCACGACGTGTCATGGCCGCGTTCCCGGAAAAACGTGTCAACGACGCCACATGGTGCGTGCGGTGTGGCGGAGTCTCGCCCCGAAGCATGCTGTCGTGCACGACGTGCGGGCCGCGCGCGGGACCCGGAGCTGGCGGTCAGATGTAGCCGCGCAGATGCGCCGCCGCCGCGACCTCAGTGATGCCGATCGCGAAGGCGGCCCGCCGTAGGGTCGTCTCGAGGTCGGAGGCGCGGTCACGCACCTTGCGGTACGCCGCGCGCATGTACCGGCGGAGCTCGTCGTTGACCTGCTGCTCGCTCCACTTGAACTGCTGGATGTTCTGGGTCCACTCGAAGTACGACACGGTGACGCCGCCGGCGTTCGCGAGCACGTCGGGGATCACGGTCACCCCTCGCTCCGACAGTGCCTGGTCGGCGACCGGTGTGACGGGGTGGTTGGCCGCCTCGATGATCGTGTGCACGCGGATGTTGTCGGCGTTGGTGTGGTTGATCACCTCGCCGAGCGCCGCCGGGATGAGCACGTCGGCATCGAGCTCGAGCAGCGCGTCGCCGTCGATCGCCTGGGCACCGTCGAACCCGGCGACCGTGTCGGCCTCGCCGACGTGCTTGTCCAGCAGCTCGATCGACAGCCCCTCGGGTGCGTGGATTGCACCGTGGAGGTCGGACACGGCGACCACACGGTAGCCGCGCTCGGCGGCGAGGCGGGCCGTCCACGCCCCGACGTTTCCGTAACCCTGGATCGCGACGGTGATCTCCGCCGGATCCCATCCGTGGTCTTCGGCCGCCTCGTCGAGCACCATCACGACGCCGCGTCCCGTCGCGGCTTCCCGACCGTACGATCCACCGAGCTCCAGCGGCTTGCCCGTGACGATCGCCGGCTCGTGGCCGTGTGCCTGCCCCCACGCGTCCATCATCCATGCCATCGTCTGGGCGTTGGTGTTCATGTCTGGCGCCATGATGTCGCGCTTGACGCCGACGACGTAGCTGACCTGCGACATGTAACGGCGGGTCAGGCGCTCGTGCTCGGACCGCGACAGGGTCGCCGGGTCGACCTGCACGCCGCCTTTCGCTCCGCCGAACGGCACGCCGATCACCGCTGTCTTCCAGGTCATCAGCGAGGCCAGTGCACGGACCTCGTCGAGGTCCGCGGTCGGATGGAAGCGCACGCCGCCCTTGTAGGGTCCCCGCGCCCCGTTGTGCT from Euzebyales bacterium carries:
- a CDS encoding ATP-binding cassette domain-containing protein — encoded protein: MNLVSVERAHLRYAEKVVLDGVSVGIDEGDRVGVIGRNGSGKSTLLRVLAGVQPLDDGVVTHARRVTVQLVPQEPDLPSNRSALDVVLHADSEPGRIFRGHRERPNDPVLTTLMDTRGLWDLEHVARGMLDRFAVAADRTVGQLSGGQRMRVALARGLVHADVAARTGDTVPLLILDEPTNHLDLDAIEWLEDRIQSQRGAVVLVTHDRYLLDRVATRIVEVVDDDLRTEHGSYADYLANRAERAQQAAAREHRRRQRVRAELNWLQRSPTARTSKSRARIERAGQLLADEPEAAGPAVRIDLPARRLGSRVVTLHNVGKRYGGTVVLRDVTVNLEPGTRIGVVGPNGSGKTTLLQLIAGRLEPDRGSVRLGSTVHVGRYDQHTAAPPTGQRVIDAVTDVVLETSTVNGITLSASGLLERFGFTPAAQQARVAELSGGERRRLELLRVLATAPNVRLLDEPTNDLDLDTLAVVEGASRPGRASCWSPPTTASSSTGCAASCGRSNRTAPCASTPAAGGPTTRGARPRPPTSAQHAPGRTSRPGGPAVCGRAGCPTTSSVSCVRSNGGCRSSNSGATRCTPSCWLPPTTTSARARWPGTSTRSLPGSTAPRPDVELQLRTDPTS
- the orn gene encoding oligoribonuclease yields the protein MSIGQPLVWIDLEMTGLDPDVDVIVEIATIVTDGSLEHVEHGPDLVVAAPEAALDAMAEVVRRMHTASGLLGEIRSTDRTVSEAEKATLDFVRGHVPEPSLAPLAGSSVHADRAFLRRYMPTLEAHLHYRNVDVSTLKELARRWRPDLLEQAPDKQERHRALDDIIESIAELRFYRDALFGPPPQAQSEQSSVSETTKRTTGPGDSP
- a CDS encoding RDD family protein, producing MSNDPSADRPGDHASRWDDRPPPGTPPPGHPEANPDASYGWGTDPVPAAGTRPADVGKRVGAYIIDMLLLTVVFVFVGVIVGLGSGPVPATPEAVSAGQSYLYSVITAGLMLAYFVMLEASSGQTLAKRMLGIKVTMADGGPVTLEAAFKRRVLFVIGSVIPLIGGLISFAVPLAALITTIQDDPDNRGFHDRWAATRVVDA
- a CDS encoding Glu/Leu/Phe/Val dehydrogenase dimerization domain-containing protein, producing MVNLSTDLSPFESVQYFFDDVAHQLGIDDQTRDVLNGTYREIRVQLPLRRDDGTVETFYGYRVQHNGARGPYKGGVRFHPTADLDEVRALASLMTWKTAVIGVPFGGAKGGVQVDPATLSRSEHERLTRRYMSQVSYVVGVKRDIMAPDMNTNAQTMAWMMDAWGQAHGHEPAIVTGKPLELGGSYGREAATGRGVVMVLDEAAEDHGWDPAEITVAIQGYGNVGAWTARLAAERGYRVVAVSDLHGAIHAPEGLSIELLDKHVGEADTVAGFDGAQAIDGDALLELDADVLIPAALGEVINHTNADNIRVHTIIEAANHPVTPVADQALSERGVTVIPDVLANAGGVTVSYFEWTQNIQQFKWSEQQVNDELRRYMRAAYRKVRDRASDLETTLRRAAFAIGITEVAAAAHLRGYI